The proteins below are encoded in one region of Fervidicoccaceae archaeon:
- a CDS encoding MarC family protein — MSAGEDALIGLLQAILILFIILDPIGNAPLFYAYTISLDKAKRREIIVKSVGIAAGLLTFFAFLGEPFLKFFGITLSDFRVAGGSILLIYGVLGILGKTEVEITSGRPEDLAVVPFATPLLAGPGAIATVIYVKYSWGLRVALSCVAVNAFLALFLLLAGERLFRALGRNFSLLLSRLMAMLLAAIAIAMIRQGIEEILG, encoded by the coding sequence ATGAGCGCCGGAGAGGATGCCCTCATCGGCCTGCTTCAGGCAATCCTGATCCTCTTCATAATATTGGACCCCATAGGGAATGCCCCTCTCTTCTACGCCTACACGATCAGCCTCGACAAAGCGAAGAGGAGAGAGATCATCGTGAAGAGCGTTGGAATAGCCGCAGGGCTCCTCACGTTCTTCGCGTTCCTTGGGGAGCCGTTCCTCAAGTTCTTCGGGATAACGCTGAGCGACTTCAGAGTAGCCGGCGGCTCAATCCTGTTGATCTACGGAGTCCTCGGAATCCTAGGGAAAACCGAGGTGGAGATCACGAGCGGGAGGCCGGAGGATCTGGCGGTGGTGCCATTCGCTACCCCGCTCCTGGCGGGCCCCGGAGCCATAGCGACCGTAATCTACGTGAAGTACAGTTGGGGCCTTCGCGTGGCTCTCTCCTGCGTAGCTGTTAACGCTTTCCTGGCCCTCTTTCTCCTATTGGCCGGCGAGAGGCTCTTCAGAGCGCTCGGGAGGAACTTCTCGCTCCTCTTGAGCAGGCTCATGGCTATGCTATTGGCCGCGATAGCCATCGCCATGATAAGGCAGGGAATAGAGGAGATACTAGGCTAG
- a CDS encoding THUMP domain-containing protein — MKRAPFNLIVTHYPGYDNYVAARHQLFDVLGRAMVVDDTSYSIMLLLVDDPYEAVEKIKKDLPVATPVLRVVPVDAVVDVYVDRVGPAARDKLYEKSRDERETFAVRVDGRLYERGEGGVIVRLSTPEAVRAVASYIDRPVNLSSPDWLVYVKTVRMYKSTNLAAVTVARPDQIFSSVKRSAAR; from the coding sequence GTGAAGAGAGCCCCCTTTAATCTGATAGTGACGCACTACCCTGGCTACGATAACTACGTGGCGGCTCGCCACCAGCTGTTCGACGTGTTGGGCAGAGCGATGGTGGTAGACGACACGAGCTACAGCATCATGCTCCTCTTAGTCGATGACCCCTACGAGGCGGTAGAGAAAATCAAGAAAGACCTGCCGGTCGCCACCCCAGTGCTGAGGGTCGTGCCTGTGGACGCGGTGGTCGACGTCTACGTCGATAGAGTGGGGCCGGCGGCTAGGGACAAGCTCTACGAGAAGAGCCGAGACGAGCGGGAGACCTTCGCCGTGAGAGTAGACGGAAGGCTCTACGAGCGGGGCGAGGGCGGGGTCATCGTGAGGCTCAGCACCCCCGAGGCCGTGAGAGCTGTGGCGTCTTACATAGATAGGCCAGTCAATTTGAGCAGCCCCGATTGGCTTGTCTATGTGAAGACCGTGCGCATGTACAAGTCGACGAATCTGGCCGCTGTCACGGTGGCCAGGCCCGATCAAATATTCAGCTCCGTGAAGAGGTCGGCTGCGCGATGA
- a CDS encoding AIR synthase family protein has translation MPGKVRAQLLSSTFLARVGVRSPSVLVGPALGEDAAIVSIGGGRVLVVHADPITGAVERLGWLAIHVAANDVAATGCKPEWFTLVVLLPEGTSDEVVDAISRDAERALLELEAALVGGHTEYTWGIPRPIACATAMGVTEESSIVKTGGARPGDALIATKYAALEAASILASDYDGLLRRLGFSDEDLEAARALIDRVSVVREALALARAGLAHSMHDPTEGGVIAGALEMALASGLRARLRAEDVPLHPVAAEILRAAGVDPLTSLSSGCLLVAVDRERVEEALSLLSSVGVGATVIGEFVEGEPAVELIRGGRTEVWTEAPVDGLISSEERLRKLSEELGGGAS, from the coding sequence TTGCCCGGCAAGGTCAGAGCTCAGCTCCTCTCGTCGACCTTCTTGGCGAGAGTCGGGGTCCGCTCGCCCAGCGTCCTGGTGGGTCCGGCGCTGGGCGAGGACGCCGCCATCGTATCGATAGGCGGGGGCAGAGTCCTCGTGGTGCACGCCGACCCTATAACCGGAGCTGTCGAGAGGTTAGGTTGGCTGGCGATCCACGTCGCGGCCAACGACGTGGCGGCGACCGGCTGCAAGCCCGAGTGGTTCACTCTGGTGGTTCTCCTCCCGGAGGGGACGAGCGACGAGGTCGTCGACGCAATCTCCAGAGACGCCGAGAGGGCCCTCCTGGAGCTCGAGGCCGCGCTCGTGGGGGGACACACAGAGTACACGTGGGGGATCCCCAGACCCATAGCCTGCGCCACCGCCATGGGCGTGACCGAGGAGAGCTCGATCGTGAAGACGGGCGGGGCAAGGCCGGGCGATGCGTTAATCGCCACGAAGTACGCGGCCCTCGAAGCGGCCTCGATCCTCGCGTCTGACTACGACGGCCTATTGAGGAGGCTGGGCTTCTCGGACGAGGACCTGGAAGCGGCGAGGGCCCTGATCGATAGAGTGAGCGTGGTCAGAGAGGCTCTAGCTCTGGCTCGAGCGGGCCTGGCCCACTCGATGCATGACCCGACCGAGGGGGGAGTGATCGCCGGCGCCCTCGAGATGGCTCTCGCGTCGGGGCTCAGAGCAAGACTCAGAGCCGAGGACGTCCCGCTGCACCCCGTAGCCGCGGAGATTCTCAGGGCCGCGGGAGTCGACCCTCTCACCTCCCTCTCGAGCGGCTGTCTCCTGGTCGCGGTCGATCGAGAGCGAGTCGAGGAGGCTCTGAGTCTCCTCAGCTCCGTGGGAGTGGGGGCGACGGTGATCGGCGAGTTCGTCGAGGGGGAGCCGGCCGTCGAGCTCATCAGAGGGGGGAGGACCGAGGTGTGGACCGAGGCGCCGGTCGACGGGCTCATATCGAGCGAGGAGAGGCTGAGGAAATTGAGCGAGGAGCTGGGGGGAGGAGCGAGTTGA